A genomic window from Strix uralensis isolate ZFMK-TIS-50842 chromosome 20, bStrUra1, whole genome shotgun sequence includes:
- the TMEM132E gene encoding transmembrane protein 132E has product MASPEKVPPGPAALLCCLCSLLLPAHAKGPAPSPEPAELPGAVTLPVSYRLSNTRLAFFLKEVGASPVGNSSTPLQRAEPFVVFQTKELPVLNVSLGPFSTGLVLPKEQLQPSSTLEVPDRLTVNWKVRAFIIQPRLLANQPVVQVLFYVAGRDWDDFDVTDRLPCVQLHAFRDAREIKSSCRLRGSLAMCLVQAELPHAWFGPAAVPLGRRKSPESLEVPGESQQAELYYTLHAPDGAGQCLGETVPRRGAGGARTEGPTQHPLLRIGSVSLLQPLLGQPMQEHRLDGNVFIRLPDKPLKPGEVLSILLYLMSNSTVEHFTLRVKAKKGVNLLSTKSRSGQWLVSSELLTGGKHSTATVDVARVDGDGPRDGDSSSEIMQLDFEMENFTSQSVTRRIMWHIDYRGRNPPPDLEKVVTELTVIQRDIRAIVPLAMDTEIINTAILTGRTVAIPVKVIAIELSGVVVDVSAMVECKSNNEDIIKVSSSCDYVFVSGKESLGSMSARVTFTYEHLSAPLEMTVWVPKLPLHIELSDARLSQVKGWRVPILPDRRSVRDSEHEEEEEERKQSRGCALQYQHATLQVFTQFHTTAAEGTGQVVTMLGPDWLVEVTDLVSDFMRVDDPRVARMVDSFTLAGREPGTTLFKVVSPLVEAVLGETLVTVAEEKVSITDLKAQVVSSLSLSLHPSPGNSHTIVARTSVQQTLSFFKQEALLSLWISYSDGTTAPLSLYDPKDYNLVVSSLDEKVVSVTQDRAFPLVVAESEGAGELLRAELVICESCQKTKRKSVLFTALASVRVHFGSEEDPTYDYDHVPSKPGLAETGASTTLRAEVERKAEPSEDGRMSSASHPTEDFPTIPTGFVQVTRGLTDLEIGMYALLGVFCLAILVFLINCIVFVLKYRHKRIPPEGQTNMDHSHHWVFLGNGQPLRAHNDLSPQPESPGNPLENVQTCCHGDHHSSGSSQTSVQSQVHGRGDGSSGGSTRDQSEDPLNSPTSKRKRVKFTTFATLPSEELAYNSIPIADEEDLEWVCQDMGLQDPEELHNYIRRIKEIA; this is encoded by the exons CCCACGCCAAGgggccagcccccagccccgagcCCGCTGAGCTCCCTGGTGCTGTCACGCTGCCTGTGAGCTACCGCCTGTCCAACACCCGCTTGGCCTTCTTCCTCAAGGAGGTGGGAGCCAGCCCAGTGGGCAACAGCAGCACCCCCCTGCAACGTGCTGAGCCCTTCGTCGTCTTCCAGACCAAGGAGCTGCCCGTCCTCAACGTCAGCCTGGGGCCCTTCAGCACGGGGCTTGTGCTCCCCaaggagcagctgcagccctCCAGCACCCTGGAGGTCCCTGACCGCCTCACCGTCAACTGGAAGGTGCGCGCCTTCATCATCCAGCCCCGGCTGCTGGCTAACCAGCCCGTGGTCCAAGTGCTCTTCTACGTAGCCGGCCGGGATTGGGATGACTTTGACGTCACTGACCGGCTGCCCTGCGTGCAGCTCCACGCTTTCCGTGATGCCCGTGAGATCAAGAGCTCGTGTCGCCTGCGGGGCAGTCTGGCCATGTGCctggtgcaggcagagctgccccatGCCTGGTTCGGCCCCGCGGCTGTGCCGCTGGGCAGGCGGAAGAGCCCTGAGAGCCTGGAGGTGCCAGGCGAGAGCCAGCAAGCCGAGTTGTACTACACCCTGCATGCCCCCGATGGGGCGGGCCAGTGCCTTGGGGAGACGGTCCcccgccgtggggctgggggggccaggaCCGAGGGTCCCACGCAGCACCCGCTGCTGCGCATCGGCAGCGtcagcctcctgcagcccctcctcGGGCAGCCCATGCAGGAGCACCGGCTGGATGGCAACGTCTTCATCCGCCTGCCCGACAAGCCCCTCAAGCCCGGTGAGGTGCTGAGCATCCTCCTCTACCTGATGTCCAACTCCACCGTGGAGCATTTCACGCTCAG GGTGAAGGCCAAGAAAGGTGTCAACCTGCTCAGCACCAAGTCGAGGAGCGGGCAGTGGCTGGTGAGCTCAGAGCTGCTGACGGGCGGCAAACACTCCACTGCCACTGTTGACGTGGCCAGAGTGGACGGTGATGGGCCCAG ggatggggactcctccTCTGAGATCATGCAGCTGGATTTCGAGATGGAGAACTTCACCAGCCAGTCGGTGACGCGCCGCATCATGTGGCACATTGACTACCGGGGCCGCAACCCCCCGCCTGACCTGGAGAAGGTGGTGACAGAGCTGACAGTCATCCAGAGGGACATCAGGGCCATCGTGCCCCTGGCCATG GACACAGAAATCATCAACACGGCCATCCTGACAGGGCGGACAGTGGCCATTCCCGTAAAGGTCATTGCCATTGAGCTGAGCGGTGTCGTCGTGGATGTCTCGGCTATGGTTGAGTGCAAGTCCAACAATGAAGACATCATCAAG gtcTCCAGCAGCTGCGACTACGTCTTCGTCAGTGGGAAGGAGTCGCTGGGCTCCATGAGCGCCCGGGTAACCTTCACCTACGAGCACCTCTCTGCCCCACTGGAGATGACGGTATGGGTGCCCAAACTGCCACTGCACATCGAGCTCTCGGATGCCCGGTTGAGCCAAGTGAAGGGCTGGAGGGTGCCCATCCTGCCGGACAGGAG GTCAGTGCGGGACAGCGAGcacgaggaggaggaagaggagcggAAGCAGAGCCGGGGCTGTGCCCTGCAGTACCAGCACGCCACGCTGCAGGTCTTCACCCAGTTCCACACCACGGCAGCAGAAGGCACAGGCCAGGTGGTCACTATGCTGGGGCCCGACTGGCTGGTGGAGGTCACTGACCTGGTCAGCGACTTCATGCGTGTGGATGACCCGCGGGTGGCCCGCATGGTGGACAGCTTCACGCTGGCTGGGAGGGAGCCAGGCACCACGCTCTTCAAG GTCGTGTCTCCGCTCGTGGAGGCAGTGCTGGGTGAGACGCTGGTGACGGTGGCGGAGGAGAAGGTCAGCATCACGGACCTGAAGGCCCAGGTGGTCTCCAGCCTCTCGCTGTCCCTCCACCCCAGCCCTGGCAATAGCCACACCATCGTTGCCCGCACATCTGTGCAGCAGACCCTCAGCTTCTTCAAGCAG GAAGCGCTCCTGAGCCTGTGGATTTCCTACAGTGATGGCACCACAGCCCCCCTCTCCCTCTACGACCCCAAGGACTACAACCTGGTGGTGAGCAGCCTGGACGAGAAGGTGGTCTCGGTGACCCAGGACCGGGCGTTCCCCTTGGTGGTGGCGGAGAGCGAGGGTGCGGGGGAGCTGCTACGGGCTGAGCTGGTCATCTGCGAGAGCTGCCAGAAGACCAAGCGCAAGAGTGTGCTCTTCACAGCCTTGGCCAGCGTGCGGGTCCACTTTGGGTCTGAGGAGGACCCAACCTATGACTATGACCATGTGCCCAGCAAGCCAGGGCTGGCAGAGACGGGGGCAAGCACCACCCTGCGGGCAGAGGTGGAGAGGAAAGCAGAGCCGAGTGAGGACGGTAGGATGTCCAGTGCGTCTCACCCCACTGAGGACTTCCCCACCATCCCCACTGGCTTTGTCCAGGTGACCAGGGGGCTGACGGACCTGGAGATAGGCATGTATGCCCTCCTGGGTGTCTTCTGCCTGGCCATCTTGGTCTTCCTCATCAACTGCATTGTCTTTGTGCTGAAATATCGGCACAAACGCATCCCGCCTGAAGGCCAGACCAACATGGACCATTCCCACCATTGGGTCTTCTTGGGCAACGGGCAGCCCTTGCGGGCTCACAATGACCTCTCCCCCCAGCCCGAGAGCCCTGGGAACCCCCTGGAAAATGTCCAGACCTGCTGCCATGGGGACCACCACAGCAGCGGGAGCTCGCAGACCAGTGTGCAGAGCCAGGTCCATGGTCGTGGGGACGGTTCTTCAGGGGGCTCCACGCGGGACCAGAGCGAGGACCCGCTCAACTCACCCACCTCCAAACGGAAGCGGGTGAAGTTCACCACCTTTGCCACGCTGCCCTCCGAGGAGCTGGCCTACAACTCCATCCCCATCGCCGATGAGGAGGACTTGGAGTGGGTCTGCCAGGACATGGGGCTGCAAGACCCCGAAGAGCTTCACAACTACATCCGCAGAATCAAAGAGATCGCTTAA